The DNA region ggaaggaaggaaaaatgtagaGAAAGTGAAGGAAACCAGAACGAAGCAagcaacagagagaaagaagataaaGGATGATAAGATGGATGAGTTTATTAGCATGCCCGATCGCTCTGGATTGCTGGACACAGAAAGGCGGGGAGGGAGATAAAGGGAGAGCTAAcgaaaggaggaaagagaggaagagaagaagtaaggaaggaaggaagaaagatgaCAAAGACGAGAATGACGAAGAAACCATTTAAGCAGATGACCAGGGCGCGCCGATGTTACCTTGCAGGAGTATCGCAGAAGGAAGgtgaaagaggaggaaggagactATGGGAgtaaaaagcaaggaagaagggaagggctGATGAGAAGATGTCCAGCACGGGACGACATCACCTGTAGACGCTGAACGGCTTCGGTCCCTAACAGCCTCCGCCTTGGTTAGTGTCCCTCTCTCCGGCACCGGTGGCCGGTAATTAGCGCTGATGGTCCGCAATTAGCGCTGATGGCCCCGGCATTGAGGGCCACCGCCGCGGCGGTGAGGGGACTGGCGATGTGCCAGCGTGGGGTAAAGGAGGGGGCATggtggaaaaagaagggaaaggggcGTAAAGGAAAGGGCACGGAAGGCAAGAACGAAACGGAtaagggagagaaggaggaggcGGAACAGGCggaaagagaaaagagcagaaagagaagaaaggaacgaggcaagagaagggaagaaaaggaattgtgggaagaaagaaggggacCGTACGAAATGAAACGtcagaaagaggaggaagaggaggaaggcaggcatgCAAGCCAAAGGCAGGCAGTGAGGAGACGGACAGCAAGAGGAAGAGGCGGGAGGAGCAGCCGAGCGAGCGAGCGGGGAGGTGGCCGGCGCGGGTCCGCGGTCGCTGTCGGGGAGCGTGCGAGGCGGCGGAGCAGCACACGGTGTCGCTGCAGGCTCAGGAacggcggcggagcggcgcggcggctCCGCCCCGGTGCGGCGGAGAGCCCGGCTGTGagcgcggggggggcggcgcggcgcggtgcggtCAGCAGAGCCGGCGCGtccgggcggcggcggggagccgtGCGGGGCCCGTGCGGGAAGGGCGGCGGGCGCGATGGGCGTGTGGTGGGCGCCCGCGGTgcgggtgctggtgctgcaggcgGCCTGGGCGCTGGGCGGCGGGCAGGTGCGCTACTCGGTGCCGGAGGAAGCCAAGGCCGGGACGGTGGTGGGCCGCCTGGCGCAGGACCTGGGCCTGGAGGCGGGCGAGGCGGAGGCGCGGCGGCTGCGGCTGGTGGCGCAGGGCCGGCGGGCGAGCGTGGAGGTGAGCGGGGCGAGCGGGGCGCTGGTGGTGAGCTCGCGGCTGGACCGGGAGGAGCTGTGCGGGAAGAGCGCGCCGTGCGCCCTGcgcctggaggtgctggtggagcGGCCGCTGCGCGTCTTCCACGTGGAGCTGGAGGTCACCGACATCAACGACAACGCCCCGCTCTTCCCCGCCGCCCGCAAAAACCTCAGCATCGCGGAATTCACCACGCTGCCGGGGTCCCGGTTCCCGCTGGAGGGCGCGTCGGATGCAGATATCGGAGCCAACGCGCAGCTCTCCTATGCGCTCAGCCCCAACGAGCATTTCGCCCTGGATTTGCAAAAAGCCGATGGGGACGGTGAGTCCCTGTTCCTGGTTCTTGCGAAACCGCTGGACCGCGAGTCGGTGGCTGTGCACCGTCTGGTGCTGACCGCGAGTGACGGGGGCCGGCCGCCGCTGACGGGCACGGTGGAGCTGGTGATCTCGGTGCTGGACGCCAACGACAACGCGCCCCAGTTCAACCAGTCGGTGTATAAAGTGCAGCTGCCGGAAAACACTGAAAGCGGAACTTCAGTGATCAAGCTGTACGCCGTCGATTTGGACGAGGGTACGAACAGGAACGTCTGGTATTATCTCCAGAATCTGTTCCCTCAAGATGGAAGAGAGGTTTTCGGGATCGACAGAAACAGCGGAGAGATCCATGTTAGAGGTGACTTAGACTTTGAGGATGTTGGTCTGTATCGCCTGCAAGTGGATGCGACAGATCAGGGCAACCCTCCGCTGTCGGGTCACTGcaaggtggtggtggaggtgcTGGACGTGAACGACAACGCGCCGGAGGTGTGGGTGACGTCGCTGTCGGTGCCGGTGCCGGAGGACGCGGCGGTGGGGACGGTGGTGGCGCTGCTGAGCGTGTCGGACCGGGACTCGGGGGCGAACGGTCGCGTGCGGTGCGCGGTGTGGCCGGCGTCGCCGTTCGGGCTGGTGGCGACGTTCGCGGGCTCGTACTCGCTGGTGCTGCGGGAGGCGCTGGACCGCGAGCGGGTGGCGGAGTACGAGGTGGAGGTGCGGGCGGAGGACGGCGGGGCGCCGCCGCTGCGCGCCAGCCGCGGGGTGCGCGTGCCGGTGTCGGACGTGAACGACAACGCGCCGGCGTTCGCGCAGGCCGTGTACACGGTGCTGGCGCGGGAGAACAACGCGGCGGGCGCGGAGCTGGCGCGGCTGTGGGCGCGGGACCCGGACGAGGCGGGCAACGGGCGCGTGAGCTACTCGGTggcggagggcggcggcggcgcggtgTCGGGCGGGGTGTGGCGGTCGGCGTCGAGCTACGTGTCGGTGGACGCGGAGAGCGGTCGGCTGTGGGCGCTGCAGCCGCTGGACTAcgaggagctgcaggtgctgcagttCGAGGTGCGGGCGGTGGACGCGGGGGAGCCGCCGCTGTGCGGCAACGCGACGGTGCAGCTCTTCGTGGTGGACGAGAACGACAACGCGCCGgcgctgctgcctcctgccggcggcgggccgggccccggggccgcgggcgAGGCGGCGTCGGGGCCGGGCTCGGGGGCGCTGTGGGCGTGGGCGGCGTGGGGGGCGCCGGCGGGGCAGGTGGTGGCGAAGATCCGCGCGGTGGACGCGGACTCGGGCTACAACGCGTGGCTGCGCTACGAGCTGTGGGAGCCGCGGGGGAAGGGCCCGTTCCGCGTGGGGCTGTACAGCGGCGAGGTGAGCACGGCGCGGGCGCTGGAGGAGGCGGACGGCCCGCGGCAGCGGCTGGTCATCGTGGTGCGGGACCACGGGGAGCCGGCGCGCTCGGTCACGGCCACGCTGAGCGTGTCGCTGGTGGAGGGCGCCGAGGCGGCGCTGGCGGCCGCGGGCTCgtcggggccggggccggggctgcgtgcggcggcgggcgcggagggcgacgcggcggcggcggcggcggcgtcGACGAACGTGTGGCTGGTGGTGGCCATCTGCGCGGTGTCGAGCCTGTTCCTGCTGGCCGTGGTGCTGTACGGGGCGTCGCGGTGGGCGCCGCGGGCGGCCGTGCTGTCGGGGCCCGGGCCGGCGACGCTGGTGTGCGCCAGCGAGGTGGGGAGCTGGTCGTACTCGCAGCGCCAGAGCCGGAGCCTGTGCGTGACGGACGGCGCGGGCAAGAGCGACCTGATGGTTTTCAGCCCCAActtcccgccgccgcccggccccgcggcgaAGGAGACGCAGCCGGAGCCGCCCGCTCTGCTGGACACGGTCAGtgccccccccttccccgcccctTCCGCGACGCCCCTGCCCCTCTGTCGCCCTTGTCGCCCGCCCCCCTGGCCGGCGGTGGCGGTGGCCGGGCTGAGCCCCCGGTGCCTTAGCGCAATCGGTACTAGGCGGTCTTTACTCTGTAACTTCGGACTGCAgtttcactgctgttttcttagttctgtaatttttacactactacaggtttttttatgcctctttttgcttttcctgaggATCAGAACTGCTTGGATTCGTTCTGCACCCCTTTTCTATAGTGTCACGTCCTCAGTGCTAGTAGCTTCACATGAACATTTACTCTTTTATATGTGTCTGTGGTGTGACAGGGTAGGTTGCTCTTTTCGTTAGCACCTCGTATCTTTTTGTAGAGAAGCCTTACTTGAATAAGGAGATGAGAACAAAAGTTGTGGTTTAAAGGATGTGTGGAACTCTCCAGTCCAAACTCATCCTCACAAGTGGACATCTTGCTATTGGGTGGGTTTTCTTGCTGTGTTATCCCATCTAgtttttcatgtctttattCCCTGTCATACTTCATAGTACTTCATAATacattcttctgctttgaagctCTCTGTTGAATTCCCTtatagttttatattttttaacatgaaaaaatgctCATCAAACAGAAGCTGTCCTAAATCTTTGTTTATCCTGCTGGCCACCTCTGAAACTCTTCCTTGTGTCCTGTCTTCTCACTGTCTTGAGAAGGGGAGGACCTACAATAAATATTCAACGTGTTGGTGAACCTTCTGTTTCCACTAAGCTCGATgaaatgaagtttttttctgtggtttcacAGTCTTACCCTTTTGATTGGCACAAGAATGGAGCTGATACATTGATGTCACTGTCTTCCCTCTGCCAAATGCATCATTTCAGAGTCAGTCATTGTCTCTGTtgaagctgcattttttccttcacttgctCAGTTTTGCAGTGTGCTGTATGGAAAGTCTTTTGCCATTTTCCCACCTAGTTCTTCGAGGTCATCAACTCTTTCTGCATTTAGTCCCACAGACCTCTATTTGAACTCTGCTAGGTAGGGTAATGTCTCCTGTAGCCTTTGTTACATCACTCtccattactttttttgtgatgttttaatGAGTTATTAAATGGTGTGGCTCCTGGCAAAGATCTCTGACCGACTGCAGTGTTGACCTTATGATGTTGCTGATATTATCAGGTTTAGTTTTCGTGCCATCTGTGTAGTTAATCACAACTCTAAGTGCCTCTTTCacccttttttcattttgtatcgACTGTCTTCAGTTTTGTGCGTTTTCCTATCTTGCACGAAGGACAGTTGTAGtgaattctttgcttttgcCTGCTGTGAAGTGCTGGTTTCCATTCTTTCCTTAATCAGAAGTCTGTCCTTCTTTTTTATATTCCTTTGAAAGGGAGATCCTGCAAGGTCTCACAGTTGGTACTCCATGTTCTTCTCTCTTCACCTGGTGtggtatatattttttttttgtttgtgaagTTGTACAGAATTACTATGGACATGGAAAAGATAGTAGAAGCATTTCATGTTGCCTCGTTCTGAGTATGATGTAAATGTAGTTTCTAACACAAAGTACTTAACAGCAGAAGAGCATGAACCAAGGTAGGTGTGAAAATCGTGCAGCCATAGTGCTATATTAGGCAAGATGTGTTGCTAGAGGACTTCTTTTTAGTGGGCGAATATATTTGTAGAGGCACCTCACCTACAATTCCTGACTCTGCTACTTCTATGTACCTTGCAGTGGTaggctttgcatttctttctttttctccacacCCCTCCCCCGCCCCTTCCTGagagtgctttttaaaataaactgttacTTTGTGTCTCATGTTGTATATGCTTTATGATGCTCATGTGACTATGAACTGGGATGACACCTGAAACTCCTGAGTCCCCTGTGGATAGCGTGGCTTAGCTTGCCTTTCTCAGGAGATATATCAGTAACTGTGAGCAAGTGTCATGCAACCAAATAGTGTTGACTATTTGATTTCAGACTTTTTTGGACCTTGCGATCACTGTGGTTCACCATCTTACAGTCACTTAAGATGAGGTTTACCTCGAGAGAATGCTGTGAGGTTTCAGGTGCAATTTCTGTTTCCATCTTCATagaatttgaaagagaaatgctgGCAATACAGGAGGGAACTGAGAGGCTGGACAAAAACTATTTGTTtttccagccctgcttccctgacATGGTGAATAGTGATCCTTGAGCTTGGCCCTGACAACGGAGACCTGGAAATAAATCAAGACAACTGTTAAAATAGCATCATGTGTGATTAAAGATGACCTGTCAACAGACCTACCTAGATTTTTTTAGCATTTGGtatcttaattttgttttgacatcCTGTTGCCTCATTGATGCTTCTGTGGTAGAACCAGCAACTCACTACTGTGTGAAATCATCTGGTTTGTGTTGCTGCCTGGCCTGCATGACAGGGTAACAGCAAGTGCCTGTAGTTGTGTAGAGAAGGGTCCCTGATCTGTTTATGTCAGTGGATGGAGGTGGAGCCTGGGAACATGTAAGACTGTACCTTGCCAGAGCAGTGGCGCAACACTTTTGTTTTGGCTTCAGTTATATCATGGGTGGATGACTGTACTGTACCCTGCAGTGACTCATCTCCATCAGTAGTGGGAACATTGTTTTGCTGTCCTGTGAGTGCCTACCTGCCCCAAAAGGTAAGAAAGAACATGTCATTCATTGTGCAGGTATGAATGAGGAATAAAACATACTAGAAATACTTTACCAAGACACAAAAAGACTACTAGAGTGTGCAGGTTCCCTGAGCTATTTCACCCTTCAGAGAGGATTTGTGCCATGTGAATTATGTTTAGACTGACACGTAGAGTTAGGGAGTCACTGATGAATTGAAAATCTTTGGAATTTGTATGCATTGATGGTTTCTCAGGTTGGACCTGTACTTCAAAAGGCAAAACCATTCTGGCCTCGCTCTATTATTTACTTTATCAAACCCAAGGAGAATGTGTGTGATTGCTCAGCAACATCACTGTGACAAAGTAATGAAAAAGTAGGAAATTTAGCAAATTGCTGCACTAGGCACAAGAAATTCCGTGTGAATCTATGTCTTCTGGAGACCCGAGTACTTTCCATGGATGGAAGATCAAATGATCTCTAGCGAATCTCAAGATCATCTCTAGTGAAAGCATCTGAACTCtctttgcaaagaaagaaataaattaagaaactgAGTTATTGCCTTCTCATCAACGTGTAAGGAAGAGGAAGTCAGAAGATCGGAAGTGGGGCAGGCTTTTTTTGGTGAAGACCTTGCCCAGGTGTGATTCCTGGATTAATGTAGGTATTTGGAAACGTTTTGGGAAATACATATTTACTAAAGTGCCTTTatgagagagaaggaagaagagaaaagtgAAGcgaaaggagagagaagagagagaaaagcaaagcagaagggagaggaaagaaaagaaggagagagagataAGAGATATAAAAGCGaaatgagaagggaaaggagagaagagagaaaaggaagaggacaCAGAAGACAGATAAGCAAAGCGAGATGGGAGAAAAGGGTGAAAAACGAAGCGAGGCAcagacaggagagaaaagagagaagagagaggaaaaaaacgGCGAGAGAAGAGAAGGGCCTACCACCGTTTCCGACGAAGGGGACTATTTTGAAGGGGAATGGCGGAGCCTGTCATTCGAGCGGGCGGAGCCACGGCCCGGCTTTCCAGCCGCGGAGCGCCGCTGCGGGCCGCGCTCGGACACCAGATGTCGCTGTTGGCTGCGAGTCGGCGGGAGGGCGGCAGCTCCGCCCCGAGCTGCTGTGACAGCTGCCGTTAGCGGGAGGCACGGTGCGGCAGGCTGCCCGGCCCGGTGCGGCGGCGGAGCGGCTGCAGCGCCCCGCGCCTGCCGGGGAGGCCTTAAGGCGTGcagccgggcggcggcgggcagcagCGGGGCTCGTGCGGGAAGGGCGGCGGGCGCGATGGGCGTGTGGTGGGCGCCCGCGGTgcgggtgctggtgctgcaggcgGCCTGGGCGCTGGGCGGCGGGCAGGTGCGCTACTCGGTGCCGGAGGAAGCCAAGGCCGGGACGGTGGTGGGCCGCCTGGCGCAGGACCTGGGCCTGGAGGCGGGCGAGGCGGAGGCGCGGCGGCTGCGGCTGGTGGCGCAGGGCCGGCGGGCGAGCGTGGAGGTGAGCGGGGCGAGCGGGGCGCTGGTGGTGAGCTCGCGGCTGGACCGGGAGGAGCTGTGCGGGAAGAGCGCGCCGTGCGCCCTGcgcctggaggtgctggtggagcGGCCGCTGCGCGTCTTCCACGTGGAGCTGGAGGTCACCGACATCAACGACAACGCCCCGCTCTTCCCTGTCAACGAAGAAGCCCTTAACATCGCGGAATCTTCGGTGCCGGGGTCCCGGTTCCCGCTGGAGGGCGCGTCGGATGCAGATATCGGAGCCAACGCGCAGCTCTCCTATGCGCTCAGCCCCACCGAGCACTTCTCTCTTGAACATCAGGGGAATAAGGACCAGAGCGCGTCTCTGGCTCTTGTTTTAACGAAACCGCTGGACCGCGAGTCGGTGGCTGTGCACCGTCTGGTGCTGACGGCGAGTGATGGGGGCCGGCCGCCGCTGACGGGCACGGTGGAGCTGGTGATTTCGGTGCTGGACGTGAACGACAACACGCCCCAGTTCAACCAGTCGGTATATAAAGTGGAAGTCTTAGAGGGTTCAGAACCTGGTTCTGTGTTACTCACACTCAGTGCCACGGATTTGGACGAAGGGTTCAATAGTaatattatgtatttatttggtAGGCACGTCACGACAAAAGTTAAAGAAATGCTCACTATCGACgaaaacagaggagaaatcAGACTTCGAGGAAAATTAGACTACGAAGAAATGGATAGTTACGAGATAACGGTAGAAGCGAGAGACAAAGGCTCCCCCCCGCTGTCGGGTCACTGcaaggtggtggtggaggtgcTGGACGTGAACGACAACGCGCCGGAGGTGTGGGTGACGTCGCTGTCGGTGCCGGTGCCGGAGGACGCGGCGGTGGGGACGGTGGTGGCGCTGCTGAGCGTGTCGGACCGGGACTCGGGGGCGAACGGTCGCGTGCGGTGCGCGGTGTGGCCGGCGTCGCCGTTCGGGCTGGTGGCGACGTTCGCGGGCTCGTACTCGCTGGTGCTGCGGGAGGCGCTGGACCGCGAGCGGGTGGCGGAGTACGAGGTGGAGGTGCGGGCGGAGGACGGCGGGGCGCCGCCGCTGCGCGCCAGCCGCGGGGTGCGCGTGCCGGTGTCGGACGTGAACGACAACGCGCCGGCGTTCGCGCAGGCCGTGTACACGGTGCTGGCGCGGGAGAACAACGCGGCGGGCGCGGAGCTGGCGCGGCTGTGGGCGCGGGACCCGGACGAGGCGGGCAACGGGCGCGTGAGCTACTCGGTggcggagggcggcggcggcgcggtgTCGGGCGGGGTGTGGCGGTCGGCGTCGAGCTACGTGTCGGTGGACGCGGAGAGCGGTCGGCTGTGGGCGCTGCAGCCGCTGGACTAcgaggagctgcaggtgctgcagttCGAGGTGCGGGCGGTGGACGCGGGGGAGCCGCCGCTGTGCGGCAACGCGACGGTGCAGCTCTTCGTGGTGGACGAGAACGACAACGCGCCGgcgctgctgcctcctgccggcggcgggccaggccccggggccgcgggcgAGGCGGCGTCGGGGCCGGGCTCGGGGGCGCTGTGGGCGTGGGCGGCGTGGGGGGCGCCGGCGGGGCAGGTGGTGGCGAAGATCCGCGCGGTGGACGCGGACTCGGGCTACAACGCGTGGCTGCGCTACGAGCTGTGGGAGCCGCGGGGGAAGGGCCCGTTCCGCGTGGGGCTGTACAGCGGCGAGGTGAGCACGGCGCGGGCGCTGGAGGAGGCGGACGGCCCGCGGCAGCGGCTGGTCATCGTGGTGCGGGACCACGGGGAGCCGGCGCGCTCGGTCACGGCCACGCTGAGCGTGTCGCTGGTGGAGGGCGCCGAGGCGGCGCTGGCGGCCGCGGGCTCgtcggggccggggccggggctgcgtGCGGCCGCGGGCGCGGAGGGCgacgcggcggcggcggcggcggcgtcGACGAACGTGTGGCTGGTGGTGGCCATCTGCGCGGTGTCGAGCCTGTTCCTGCTGGCCGTGGTGCTGTACGGGGCGTCGCGGTGGGCGCCGCGGGCGGCCGTGCTGTCGGGGCCCGGGCCGGCGACGCTGGTGTGCGCCAGCGAGGTGGGGAGCTGGTCGTACTCGCAGCGCCAGAGCCGGAGCCTGTGCGTGACGGACGGCGCGGGCAAGAGCGACCTGATGGTTTTCAGCCCCAActtcccgccgccgcccggccccgcatCAGAAAGCGGTTGTGCCGGGAAGGAGCCGTCTGTCTCCCTATTTGCTTCTGGCATGGTAAGTGCATTCGGAAGTGTTTCCCCCCTCTCTCTTTGGTAGTTGTGTTTTCCTGATTCTTGTCACGGATCATCTATTTATTAATGcgcctttttttaataatgtggtTATGATTGTACAAGGAAGCCTTAGTCTTTTACCTCTGTTTGATCTAGCCATGTTAGACTCGTGTGTGCGCCCTAGGAATTTAATTGTTTGAATACCTGGATGCCTCACAAAATTTTCAtatctccttttctttgttcttgcGTAGGACGTTATGGTTAAACTTATTCTTAGCGTTGTAAGATACTACCCTTGCACACACTTAGCCTCAAGTGGCATTAGTAGGTGTTGACGGatcttttatttccctttttttagtGTCACAAAACTCGTGAAAACAGCCGGGGTGTATCCAGGAGTTTTGTAGCTCCCTCAGGATGACTGTAATTAGGGTACTACGTATCTCTGAAACGAGGTGTGGTTAAGTTTGTTTTGTTGACTACCGTGTTCATGTGCGCAAAATCTTGCTCGGGTTTTATTGATTGAGTAGCTCGCCTATTGGTGGGTGTCGCCAGTTATCAGAAACTGAAAGACGTGATGTGACAGTATGGGGTGTGGTGAGGAGAAACGTTAGCGGAGGTCAGGAATACTGTTCTGCCTCTGGAAGTCCGGTGAAAGTGTGGGGGAAAGTGGAGTGAGATACAGGATGCTTCATGGAAAAGTTTATAACTGTTTGAGGGAGGATCCCTCCTCGATGTCATTGTGCTTCTCTGTGACCCGGTCCCTCTCTCTTCGTAGTGTTGTCGCGTCCGTTCTACCCCATCCACCCCAGAAACGTGTTGTGGAAAGTCGGTGAGAGTcgagagagggaggaagagggtTTAAGGGAAAAATAGAAGGCAGAGCTTCTATATGAAGTATTGAATAGTCTAAATATGGTACGTTTAAAACTTTTGGTTCTCCCAACAGTAGAGTAGAAGGAGCAGGGAAACAGAAGTTCAGCTGGAAAGAGGATTTCGATACTGGTTTCCACACTGATTTCCCTATGTGGGGAGTGGTTGCTTACTTGCCCCGCTGTTTTAACAGCGTTATCGAAGGAACTGATCCTGTCCATGCACTGATGGCTTTGAGTCGACTTTCTTTTCACCGAGATCAGCTCCAGAGCACTCTTTGAGATGAGCTGTTAGGGTCACGTTTAGAGTTCCTTGTTTGATGTTAGAAACTGGATACAACTTTACAGGGAAAAGCGAAGATCTCTTATATctggtttaattttcattatagCCTAAACCCGAAAACTGTAGGGATGCAGGAGTAGTAAGAACAAGCagtacttctgtattttttctttctcatgctATGTGTTCAATTCACCAAGGGCACCCTTTTGGATAACTACCATAGCTTTATGGCAAAGTGATATCTATAATGcagtatatttattttgataacGTACGTTTTATTGGGTTTTGTACTAATAGAAGCGTTTTAAACGAAGgaagaggattaaaaaaataaaatcgcAGATCGTTGGCTCCGATTGACAAGAACGGTTCTTACAGGTGTACTGAAAACCATTAAAGAAAGTTGAAAACTCCGTGTGTGTTTTGAAACAATCCTAGTTGTGGTTTATCTCCCGCTGATCCACAGAACTAGGTGAGTCAGGGCTTGCAGCCGGGCGCGCTGCGGGGCGGCTCCGGGAGCGGCAGGGGCGGTGGAGCAGCGCCCGCAGCGCCGCGGTGGCCGGGAGCTGTTTTGCAGCCTCAGAACCGGGGATTTTACAGGCAGGGAAATGCCCGGcgtggcagcaggagctgcggGAGACGCCGTGTTCAGCTCGGAGCTGCTCTGCCGCACGAGCGGGACTGGTCCTCTGTACCTGCTGGTGTCCTGCCTCCGCATCTTGTCATGCCCGATGATCTCTGACCGGGGCTAAATAGACCAATCAATGCCCCCGCGTTCAAACGATGCGTTCGTGCCTGCGATATACTGAATAGCACGTTGTGAATCCGTATGTCTGTGGCTTGATGTGGGCAATGACGATTTTCTCGGGATTGGCTGAAATCTAGAAATCCTCTGTGGATGATATCGTTCTTCCGGGCTCCTTTTAGTCACCTCCGCTCTCGCTGTCCCCACATAGCAGCTGCGAGCTCTCGTGGCTTATTGAAGGGCATCTTGACAACACTGCCTGCTCTGTcagcaggcacagcctgcctctgcggggagcggcggggagAGTGCGGGAACAGCGGATCAGCCTGGCCCCGCGGGcgacagcagagctgctctgcccgCTCCTCTCGCTGGGGGAGACGTGGGGCTGAGGGTGAGCCCGCGGAGGGGGATCTCCCGGGGGGGCTCCACATGGGATAGCGCGGGCTGGCTGCCACGCCGGGTCCCCAGCGGGAAGAGCCCGGTGTTTCGGGTCACTGGGGGTGCCACCGTCCTTGCGCTCATTCCTGCCCGGAGGAGTCCATGTGCGAAAGGCGATCGCAAGGTCCCTGCACCTCCGTCGGCTGCTCCGTGCTGGCGATTTGGGCTCGTTCCGAGGAGGAGCTCTGGTCTTCCTCATTCCACTGTCCGGCTCCCGTCAGTGTACGAGCTTTCCACGGGCTCCCTGCAGCCGGAGATGAGGGCTGAGGCTGCCCATCGCTCCGGGGACAGCTGCCGCCGTGGAGAGCTCATCGGCTCCCCTCGGAGGAGAAACCGCAGGGCTGTCGCTCAGTCTGCTCCCCCGCAGGGATTCAGTCCCTTCTGCCGTCCCCCGCTGAAGCGCCGTGTCCTAACCGAGCACCAGTGGGCGTCCCCTCATGGTTGGTGGGCGCCCGTGGGGCTTTCCCAGCCTTCGTACGGGGCGGGACGTGTCCGCCGACCTCCGCGGCAGGCACCGCTCCGCGTCTGCGCTTGGCCTCGCCCGCGGGAGCGGC from Falco biarmicus isolate bFalBia1 chromosome 8, bFalBia1.pri, whole genome shotgun sequence includes:
- the LOC130153605 gene encoding protocadherin alpha-2-like isoform X1 — encoded protein: MGEKGEKRSEAQTGEKREKREEKNGERREGPTTVSDEGDYFEGEWRSLSFERAEPRPGFPAAERRCGPRSDTRCRCWLRVGGRAAAPPRAAVTAAVSGRHGAAGCPARCGGGAAAAPRACRGGLKACSRAAAGSSGARAGRAAGAMGVWWAPAVRVLVLQAAWALGGGQVRYSVPEEAKAGTVVGRLAQDLGLEAGEAEARRLRLVAQGRRASVEVSGASGALVVSSRLDREELCGKSAPCALRLEVLVERPLRVFHVELEVTDINDNAPLFPVNEEALNIAESSVPGSRFPLEGASDADIGANAQLSYALSPTEHFSLEHQGNKDQSASLALVLTKPLDRESVAVHRLVLTASDGGRPPLTGTVELVISVLDVNDNTPQFNQSVYKVEVLEGSEPGSVLLTLSATDLDEGFNSNIMYLFGRHVTTKVKEMLTIDENRGEIRLRGKLDYEEMDSYEITVEARDKGSPPLSGHCKVVVEVLDVNDNAPEVWVTSLSVPVPEDAAVGTVVALLSVSDRDSGANGRVRCAVWPASPFGLVATFAGSYSLVLREALDRERVAEYEVEVRAEDGGAPPLRASRGVRVPVSDVNDNAPAFAQAVYTVLARENNAAGAELARLWARDPDEAGNGRVSYSVAEGGGGAVSGGVWRSASSYVSVDAESGRLWALQPLDYEELQVLQFEVRAVDAGEPPLCGNATVQLFVVDENDNAPALLPPAGGGPGPGAAGEAASGPGSGALWAWAAWGAPAGQVVAKIRAVDADSGYNAWLRYELWEPRGKGPFRVGLYSGEVSTARALEEADGPRQRLVIVVRDHGEPARSVTATLSVSLVEGAEAALAAAGSSGPGPGLRAAAGAEGDAAAAAAASTNVWLVVAICAVSSLFLLAVVLYGASRWAPRAAVLSGPGPATLVCASEVGSWSYSQRQSRSLCVTDGAGKSDLMVFSPNFPPPPGPASESGCAGKEPSVSLFASGMPKHPNPDWRYSASLRAGMQSAVHMEEAGVLRGGPGGPDQQWPTVSSATPEPEAGEVSPPVGAGVNSNSWTFKFGPSNPKQGGPGELPDKFIIPGSPAIISIRQEPPNSQIDKSDFITFGKKEETKKKKKKKKGNKTQEKKEKGNSTTENSDQ
- the LOC130153605 gene encoding protocadherin alpha-2-like isoform X6; the encoded protein is MGEKGEKRSEAQTGEKREKREEKNGERREGPTTVSDEGDYFEGEWRSLSFERAEPRPGFPAAERRCGPRSDTRCRCWLRVGGRAAAPPRAAVTAAVSGRHGAAGCPARCGGGAAAAPRACRGGLKACSRAAAGSSGARAGRAAGAMGVWWAPAVRVLVLQAAWALGGGQVRYSVPEEAKAGTVVGRLAQDLGLEAGEAEARRLRLVAQGRRASVEVSGASGALVVSSRLDREELCGKSAPCALRLEVLVERPLRVFHVELEVTDINDNAPLFPVNEEALNIAESSVPGSRFPLEGASDADIGANAQLSYALSPTEHFSLEHQGNKDQSASLALVLTKPLDRESVAVHRLVLTASDGGRPPLTGTVELVISVLDVNDNTPQFNQSVYKVEVLEGSEPGSVLLTLSATDLDEGFNSNIMYLFGRHVTTKVKEMLTIDENRGEIRLRGKLDYEEMDSYEITVEARDKGSPPLSGHCKVVVEVLDVNDNAPEVWVTSLSVPVPEDAAVGTVVALLSVSDRDSGANGRVRCAVWPASPFGLVATFAGSYSLVLREALDRERVAEYEVEVRAEDGGAPPLRASRGVRVPVSDVNDNAPAFAQAVYTVLARENNAAGAELARLWARDPDEAGNGRVSYSVAEGGGGAVSGGVWRSASSYVSVDAESGRLWALQPLDYEELQVLQFEVRAVDAGEPPLCGNATVQLFVVDENDNAPALLPPAGGGPGPGAAGEAASGPGSGALWAWAAWGAPAGQVVAKIRAVDADSGYNAWLRYELWEPRGKGPFRVGLYSGEVSTARALEEADGPRQRLVIVVRDHGEPARSVTATLSVSLVEGAEAALAAAGSSGPGPGLRAAAGAEGDAAAAAAASTNVWLVVAICAVSSLFLLAVVLYGASRWAPRAAVLSGPGPATLVCASEVGSWSYSQRQSRSLCVTDGAGKSDLMVFSPNFPPPPGPASESGCAGKEPSVSLFASGMNLRRERCPPQWELV